In Thiospirochaeta perfilievii, a single window of DNA contains:
- a CDS encoding HAD family hydrolase — MNIIFDLGGVVFNWDPNNLIKRLNFEKEEEKLLKQFLFNSEDWIKLDQGIIYRDEVVKKCSIMSGLSATTINRVFDAVPTELTVKKEMVQLIQELKSKNYSLYVLSNMHKEFAEYLIKNYSFWDNFTQITFSCDVKMVKPNIDIYKSLLEVNKINASDSIFIDDTVVNIEAANSLGLDGILFSSVDQIRDELKIRGVK; from the coding sequence ATGAATATAATTTTTGATCTAGGTGGGGTTGTTTTTAACTGGGACCCAAATAACTTAATAAAACGTCTAAATTTTGAAAAAGAAGAGGAAAAATTATTAAAACAATTTCTTTTTAATAGTGAGGATTGGATAAAACTAGATCAAGGTATTATCTATAGAGATGAAGTAGTAAAAAAATGCTCAATAATGTCGGGTCTAAGTGCTACTACAATTAATAGGGTTTTTGATGCCGTTCCAACTGAATTAACAGTAAAAAAAGAGATGGTTCAGTTAATACAGGAGTTAAAGAGCAAAAATTACAGCCTCTATGTCCTCTCTAATATGCATAAAGAGTTTGCTGAATACTTAATAAAAAACTACTCATTTTGGGATAATTTTACTCAAATAACATTTTCCTGTGATGTAAAAATGGTAAAACCTAATATAGATATCTATAAGAGCCTATTGGAAGTTAACAAAATAAATGCTTCTGACTCAATTTTTATTGATGATACGGTTGTTAATATTGAAGCGGCCAACTCTCTTGGTTTAGATGGAATACTTTTTTCATCTGTTGATCAGATTAGAGATGAGTTAAAAATAAGAGGAGTGAAGTAG